The Pirellulimonas nuda genome includes a region encoding these proteins:
- a CDS encoding DUF1559 family PulG-like putative transporter — MKSKTAPLVRPAFTLVELLVVIAIIGVLVALLLPAVQAAREAARRTQCSNQLRQLGIACQNYADVRKAFPPANGKLSPEEKDRNSWKTGNWSYLAFLTPYVERAALKELLDPRFAYDQQTQSVQDFLDTTPIDEFRCPSFAPTQPVRIGAFGSGVSAIVDAGIATHYLAVLGANTDAYPGSDLPNYCGGGNRINENSPYKMLENQAGNGRCHVGDEGKTAINGVITFDSKTSFRQITDGTSKTFLIGESAFGEPADQGTRGWWVGAATTWFYAAHNLTYPLNSAARPGPIHNDVGFGSEHPGGCQFLMADASTQFITEEVSLNILFAQASRAGGEVLADR, encoded by the coding sequence ATGAAATCAAAGACCGCACCGTTAGTCCGTCCGGCCTTTACCCTGGTCGAGTTGCTGGTGGTCATCGCGATCATCGGCGTCCTTGTCGCCCTGCTGCTGCCAGCGGTGCAGGCGGCGCGTGAGGCGGCGCGGCGGACGCAATGCTCCAACCAGCTTCGGCAACTTGGCATCGCCTGTCAGAACTACGCCGATGTGCGCAAGGCGTTTCCGCCGGCCAATGGAAAGCTGTCTCCCGAGGAGAAAGATCGCAATTCTTGGAAGACCGGAAACTGGAGCTACCTGGCTTTCCTGACCCCGTATGTCGAGAGGGCCGCGCTAAAGGAATTACTCGACCCCCGTTTCGCGTACGACCAGCAAACACAATCGGTCCAGGATTTTCTAGACACGACCCCCATCGACGAGTTCAGGTGCCCGTCCTTCGCACCGACGCAGCCGGTGAGGATCGGCGCTTTCGGCTCCGGGGTGAGCGCGATTGTCGATGCCGGGATCGCTACCCACTACCTCGCAGTCTTGGGGGCGAATACCGACGCCTACCCCGGTAGCGATCTCCCGAACTACTGCGGGGGAGGGAACCGAATCAACGAGAACAGCCCCTACAAGATGCTCGAGAACCAGGCCGGTAACGGAAGATGCCATGTAGGCGACGAAGGAAAAACAGCCATCAACGGTGTGATCACCTTCGATAGCAAGACGAGTTTTCGCCAGATCACCGATGGAACCAGCAAGACCTTTCTCATCGGCGAGTCGGCCTTCGGCGAGCCTGCCGACCAGGGGACGCGCGGCTGGTGGGTCGGTGCCGCGACCACGTGGTTCTATGCTGCCCACAACCTCACCTACCCGCTCAATAGCGCTGCAAGGCCGGGGCCCATTCACAACGACGTCGGCTTCGGTTCGGAGCATCCGGGGGGCTGCCAATTCCTGATGGCCGACGCCTCGACGCAGTTCATTACCGAAGAGGTCAGCCTCAACATCCTGTTCGCGCAGGCGAGTCGCGCTGGCGGCGAGGTGCTAGCCGATCGCTAG